AGGACATACGTGGCTCAGCCAGTAGGTAAAGTTCCAAGTCGTTCCTGAACCCTCTGCCCTGTGGACTACAGTAATCCTCTGGTGGGGGAGTTTGAGTTTAGGGTTATCCCTCTTAATCTCCTCATCATCCCAGTAGCTAACTTTACCCATGAAGATATCGCAGGCTGCCCTGTTTGAGAGCCTAAGCTCCCCATCACCTACGCCAGGAAGGTTATAGACGATAACGATGCTTCCAATTATTGCAGGAAACTGATAGAGCCTCCTCTTATCAAGCTCTTTAGGTGGAAGCATCTTATCTGAACCGCCAAAGTCAACCGTCCTCTCAGTTACCTGCCTTATTCCCCCTCCTGAGCCTATGCCCTGATAGTTAACTTTAACTCCCGTAGACTTTTCGTACTCCTTTGCCCAGTTTACGTAAACGGGGTATGGGAAGGTCGCTCCTGCTCCGTTTATTACAGCCTTGGAGCTCCTTTCAGACCTCTGCTCCTTGTGACTTCCCTTTTCAGAATTTCCCCCAAAACACCCTGAAAGAACTATTGCTGGAACGGCGGCCATCGCTATAAACTTCTTCATCTCTTCCTCCCTATAAGTAGTTCTACGTTAAAGCCTACCACTTAACCTGCATAACTGCCATTGCTGAGTTCTTATCCTCACCTGCGTTATCCTCTGAAAGGACCCTATCCTGGGCAACCGTTAGTTTTACGTGGTTGCTGAACTTGTAAAAGAGACCGTAAACAAAGTGTCTCCTTACGTCATCTCCTCCGTTATCGGTATCCCAGTTATCGTACCTGCCTAAGATTCCAAGGGGGTACCCTAAGAAAGGTTTCAGCTTTAAGTCTGCGTTAACAGAGTATCCGTGGGGCTCTTTGTCATCCCCTTCATAGTAATCGTCCCTATCCCAGATGTACTGGGCGGCCACAAGAACGTAGGGATTGTTGTAAACGGCGTGAACTTGGTAGATGTGCCTGTCAAAGTCCTCTCCCTTGTGGTCAAAGGAGTGGACGGTATGGCCTGAAAGCGTGAAACCTTCAAATAAGTTTAAAGAAAGCCTTCCCTCAATTGACTTTCCAAAGTGATCGCTGTCCTCCTCGTCGTGGTAACCCTCTCCGTTAAAGACTCCAAACTCCCAAGAAGCTAATTTATAGTGTCCCTTAAAGTTTACTCCAAAGTCGGCAGAATTAATTAGGTGGGCTCCGTTTTTATTCTCAATTAAGGTCTCCTCAAGGTCTCTGTGGAGCCAGCCGTGGTGTTCTTCCCAGTCTATCCAGGGTCTATGGGCAAGTCCAACTTCAACTCCAGTGTAGGGAAGGACGTTATTAAAGTATGCGTATGCATACTTTAGCCTTACCACGTAGGAACCGCCGTCAACGTCCTTATCCTGCTTTACGTCAAGGGTAGTCCTGAAGGAATCTTTATCGTTAAAGTATCCCCTAAGTTCAAGGTAGTTCCTCGTGACTTTAAACTTGTTCTGGTGGCTTTTTCCCTTTAAGTCAACGTCGTAGTGGACGTAGGCTGTTCCTCCCACTTTTAGCTTTTCAGACTTTGATACAACGGGGATTCCCTTCTCCTTTGGAACTTCTATCTTTACAGGCTTCCTTCCGGGCCCCGGAGTTAAGTAGAGCCTTCCTTCAGAGTCAACGTAGAGCTTGCTAACGGGAGTTCCATTGATGAGAATGGTTGCAGCTCTTACGGGCTGAACTAGAAGAGTAAGGGTTAGGATTCCAAGGAGAGCTCTCTTCATACCTCCTCCTCATCTTCTCATTTGTTAGGTTTAAGATATCCCAGAAATTGTTAGAAATTGTTAAAAGGAGGAGGATTTTAGGGGTAAAAGGTGGGTTTGAAACTTTGAGGAGGAAGAGGAATTATTGGAGGCGGCGGGCGGATTTGAACCGCCGAATAAGGGATTTGCAGTCCCCTGCCTTACCACTTGGCTACGCCGCCTTTATGGAGCGGGCGACGGGACTTGAACCCGCGACCCCAACCTTGGCAAGGTTGTGCTCTACCAACTGAGCTACGCCCGCTCAATGGTGCGGGAGGCGGGAGTCGAACCCGCACGCCACGAGGGCACTGGATCCTAAGTCCAGCGCGTCTGCCAGTTCCGCCACTCCCGCGGCGGTTTTAGTGGGGTGGGAGACGGGACTTGAACCCGCGACCGCCGGGGCCACAACCCGGCGCTCCACCAACTGAGCTACTCCCACCATAATAAAATGGCTGGGGCGGCAGGATTCGAACCTGCGAATGGCGGATCCAAAGTCCGCTGCCTTACCGCTTGGCTACGCCCCAGCTCTATATGGCGTTGAGTAATTTATACCACCACTGGCGAGATTTCAAGGGGGTCAGGTCGTAATTTTGGTCGGTTATTAGGGCAAAGACGGATGAACCGCTTCCGCTCATCATTGGCTTTAAGCCGCAGGCTCTAACTACTTCTTTTACTTCATTAACTTTACTAACACACTCAGCTTTACTCTTCTCAAGGTCGTTCTCCATTGCCTCTTCTACTTCCCTTAACCTGCCCGCCACTAAAGGGGAGATTATCCTCCTTTCGGCTTCTTCAATAGTTATATCCCTTTCAATTGGAGGTAAGTTTTCGTAGACCTCTTTTGTAGGGCACGGAAACCCTGGGTAAACCAGTAGTAGCTTAAAAGAGGCCGGAGAGTAGTGCTTTAACTTTTCTCCCCTTCCGTAGGCAACGGCCAGTCCTCCCCTTATAAAGAAGGGAACATCGCTCCCCAGTTGAGAGGCAACCTGAACTAACTCACTTTCGCTTAAAGGGTTTCCGTATATCACGTTAAGACCTTTTAAGGTCGCTGCGGCGTTTGAAGACCCCCCTCCAAGTCCCGCCCCTATAGGGATTACTTTCTCAAGTTTTACTTTTACCTCAGGTTTTATTCCCGTTACCTCTTTAAAGAGTTGGGCAGCCTTTACTATCAGGTTGCTCCTGTTGAGTGGCAAGCTCTCAGAACCCTCAATTGAGAGCTCAAACCTGTCTGAAGGCTGGAAGAAAAGGGTGTCACATAGGTTTATTGTGTGCATTACAGTTATGAGTTCGTGGTAGCCGTCGGGCCTTTTACCCTTAATCCAGAGTGCTAAATTAACCTTAGCAGGTGATGGAACTATTAGTCTCATGGGAGCAATTATACTTTCTTTTAGGGGTATAGCTTGGAAAGGGTTGTTTTCTTCCTCCACAGAGTCTATCCCGATAAGGGAGTGGACGACCTATCGTTAAAGGACTTTGAGAGGGCCATCAACCTGATTACACACAGATTCAAAGTCGTTCCCCTTTCTGAACTCTTAAACTCAAGCTCAAAGGAACGCTTAGCAGCAATAACCTTTGACGACGGTTACGCCGATAACTGGGTCTACGCCTACCCAATCTTAAAGAGGAGGGGTTTAAAAGCCCACATTTTTATAACTTCCGGAAGAATCAGGGAGGATGAATCTGTAAGGCCTAACCTGTTTGACTACTGGAATGGGAAAGTCAGCTGGAAGGAGCTCCTAAAATCAACCTCAATGGGTAAATGCCACACAGAGTTCTTCCTAAGAGGAAGAAAGAGTGAGTTCTTAAGCTGGAGGGAGCTCCGAGAGATGTCCGACGTCTTTACCTTTGGTGCCCACGGTTTAGCCCACGGAAAACTTCCGGTTTCTAAAGACATTTTAGACTTTTACGACGGAAAGAACTTCCACAGGGATTTCCTGTTCCCCGAACCAGATTTATTCACTGGAAAGCCCAGGTTTAAGTGTAAGAGCTCCCTCTGGGGACCTTCGTTTATCCCTTCTAAGGAACTCTTTAAACTGTGCAGGAGTTTCCCAAAGGAAGGAAGTTGGAAAGAGAAGTTAAGGGAGGAAGTAAAGAAACTTCCCTTTGGAAGGTTTGAAGGTGAAGGGGAGGCCAAGTTTAGAATAGAGAGGGAGTTAGAAGAGTCAAACCGTTTAATAGAGGAAAATTTAGGAGTGAGACCTGAAACTTTTTCCTGGCCCTTTGGCCACTACTCAAGCCTCTCAAAGGAGGTAGCTTCCAAGTTCTACTCCTACGTCTTTACAACAAAGAGGGGAGTTATTGATGGGAGCTCCGATCCTTTAGAGCTTCCTAGAGTCCCCCTCGGAAGGGAAGTCTGGACAGTTCTTGGAAGGGTAATTACATTCTCAACGCCCATCTATAGGGTTTACAGAAAACTTAAGGGAGACAAGAGCCTGTGAGCCTTTCAGTTGCGATTTTAACTTACAACTCAGAAGGTAAGATTGAAGAAGTCATAAGGAGCATTGAGGGAATTGCCGATGAGGTTGTGGTCCTTGATTCAGGTTCAAGGGATAGGACTTTGGATATCCTAAAGTCCTACGGCGTAAAGGTTTACTATAGGAAGTTTGACAACTTCGTTAACCAGAAGAACTACCTCCTCTCACTTGCCACAAAAGACTGGGTTCTCTTCCTTGACGATGACGAGGTCTTAACTCCCGAGCTTGCATCCTCAATAGCTGAGGAGCTTAAAAGTCCTTCTTACGACGGCTACTACTTAAACAGGCTAACGAACTACCTGGGAAGGTGGATTAGACACGCTTGGTATCCAGACTGGCAGTTGAGGTTGGCAAAGAGGGAAAAGTGTAGCTGGGTCGGTTCTGAAGTTCATGAGAGTCTGAAAGTAAAAGGTCGGATCGGCTACTTAAAGGGAGAGCTCCTCCACTACTCCTACTCCTCAGTATCAGACCACCTTCAAAAGATAGACCGCTATTCAACGCTCTTTGCCCAAGGAGCCCTAAAGAGGGGAAAGAGGTTTTCCCTCTTAAAGCTTCTAACCTCTCCCGCTGGGGCTTTCTTAAGGCGATACATCCTCAAAAGGGGTTTCCTGGATGGCTTTGAAGGGTTCGTAATATCTGTAATGGCCTCTTACTACACTTTCCTAAAATACCTAAAACTCTGGGAGCTTGAGAGAAGTGAGAGCTCTAATCGTCCTTGACGAGAGGTGGAACAGCGCTTTAACCGACCTTGGAATAAAGGTAGGCCTCTCCCTCTCCTGTAGCGTAGTCTTTGCAGTCCTAAAGGGCAAACCTGCACACAGGCGTTTGGAAGGAAAGGGCTACCCTCTTTACTTTATAAAAGACCCGAGGAAGGGCCTTCCCTTTAAGGCTTTTATCTCCCTAAAGAGGGCAATTGAGGAATTTAATCCAGACGTTGTGGTAACTATAAGGGGAGATGAACTCCTCTTCTCCTCACTCCTCAAGAGTTCCTTCGGCTACTCCCTTTACAGGATCCACGGAAGTCAGAGGGGAATTAAGGATTCCTTCCTGAATAGGTTTATCCACTCTAAGTTCGTTGACGGAGTTATCGTTTCATCAAAAAAACTCATAAACCCTGTAATTGGGGGAATAAGGAAGTTAATCATCCCCGGGCTTGTTGACACCGAAGAGTTCTACCCCGACTACGAGGGAGGGAAAAGGTTTAGGGAAGAAGTTGGAGCTGAAGGAAAGAAGTTAATAGGAGTCGTTGGAAGGCTTGACCCTGTTAAGGGACACTCCCTGTTCCTCAAAGCTATTTCAAAGTTAAATAGGAAAGATTACCTAGCAGTTATAGTTGGTCAAGAAGAAAATACGAGTTTGGGGGAGTTAAAGGAGTTGGCAGGTAAGTTGGGAGTCCTTGATTTCGTGAAGTTCTTACCAGAGAGGAGGAAGGACGTAAGGGCTATAATGACAGCCTGTGACCTTGCAGTCGTTCCTTCTGTAGGTTCGGAAGTTATCTTAAGGGTCCCTTTAGAGTTTATGGCCTGTGGAACGCCGGTTGTTTCCACTAACGTTGGAGCTCTCGGCGAAGTTATAACTCCCCCCTTCGGCCTCTCCGTTCCCCCCTTCCCCGAAGCCTTAGCAGAGGCTATAAATTCATTCCTTGATAAAAACTTAAACGAACTTGGACAGATAGCCCGGGAGGTTGCAGTTGAAAAGTACTCTCTTAAAGCTAACGCTTCCCTTATTGATAGGTTTATCTGCTGTAGGCTGTAAAACGGCAAACTCCGACTACACGATAACCTATCCGGCAGGCCTCATATCAAATCACCCTAAAGGGTTCCTCGGGTGTTACGTTAAGGTTGTGGGAATCCTAACTGATAAACGACCTCAGGACCTCTTCCCTCCTTATCCCGGGGATTTACTCGTCTGTGATAAAAGCGGTTGCGTTTACGTCCACTACGATTACGGTGACCTTAAGAAGTACTTAGGGAAGAAGGTTAAGGTGATTGGCTACGGTTCCGTAACGACTTTTAACTTCCCTTACATTGACGCTGTAAAAGTTGAACCTCTGGAGGAGTAATGTTTATAAAGGTTTTCGTAGTTATCCTAGTTATTATCACTTCAATTCTACTCCTCTTAATGGCAATCGGCTCAACGGTAAGAGCGAGGAAGAAGTAGGTGTTCGTTGAGGTTCTTTTAGACCTTCCAGTTGATCAGACCTTTACGTATAAGCTTTCAGGCTACGAGTCAAACCCTCCAGCCTTTGGAAAGAGGGTTATTGTTCCCTTCGGCAGGGGAGAGCTCCTTAAGACTGGAATAATACTTTCCGTTAAGGAAAGCCTTAAGACTCCAATACTTAACCTTAAAGAGGTCTTTGACATACCAGACTCCTTTCCCTTAATTACTGAGGAAATTCTTGAAACTTGCAGGTGGATCTCCTCCTTCTACTGCTCAAGCCTAGGTGAAGCCCTTTTCAGGTTTATCCCCGAATCCTTCTTGGTTCAGGAGAGTATATTAGTTTCATTTAAGGATAAACCTCCTGAAACAAAGCTTACCCCTTCAGAGGAGGCAGTTTTAAATGAGCTCTTAAAGTCGTCAAGTAAAAGGTTAAAGCTTTCAACTCTAAGAAGACGTTTGAAAATAAAGTCTCTAAGTAGCGTTATCTCAAATTTAGTTAAAAAGGGAGTGGTTGAAAGGTTAACTGAAATTGAAGGGGAGAAGGTTCCTAAGGAGGTTTACCTAAAAGTAGGAGCTCCCTGCCAGTATAGGGGGAAGAGGGGAAGAGAGCTAATTGAAATTTTATCGGAAAGGAGGGAAGTTCCTGTTAAAGAAGTAAAGGCCTTGGGCTTTTCAGATTCAGTTATTAAAAACCTCGTTGAGAAGGGTTGTGCCGAGCTGGTTTACAAAAAGGTATCACTGGAAGGGAGGGAAATTCCCTTAAAAGACCTTAGGAAGGTAAAGTTAACCCCTTCCCAGAAGAGGGCCTACGATGAAATTCTCTCTTCCGATTTACCCTTTCTCCTATCGGGAGTAACCGGTTCCGGGAAGATGGAAGTATACCTGAACGTGGCCAGAGAATTTGTTAAGAGGGGAAAGGGAGTAATAATTTTAGTTCCAGAGCTCCTCCTTACACCTGAACTTAAGGCAAGGGTTGAAGCGTACCTAGGAGAGAACGTAGACCTTTACTGCGGAAAGCTTACTCCGAAGGAGAAGGCATCTGTATGGTTAAAGGCCCTGAGGGGAGAAACTAAAGTCTTCCTCGGAACCCGACCTGCCGTCCTCTTACCCGTTAAGAACTTGGGATTAATCATAGTTGATGAAGAGCAGGACCCTTCTTACAAAGAGAATCAAAAGCCCTACTATAACGCCAGGGAAGTCGCTATTAAGAGAGCTCAGATTGAAAAGGCAAAACTCCTCCTTGTCTCTGCAACTCCTTCAGTTGAGAGTTTCTACCGTTTTAGGAAAGGAGAGATCGGGAGGTTTCACCTTAAGGAAAGAGTAGGAAAAATACCTCTCCCAGTTATTGAAGTCGT
This genomic stretch from Thermovibrio guaymasensis harbors:
- a CDS encoding glycosyltransferase family 2 protein; this encodes MSLSVAILTYNSEGKIEEVIRSIEGIADEVVVLDSGSRDRTLDILKSYGVKVYYRKFDNFVNQKNYLLSLATKDWVLFLDDDEVLTPELASSIAEELKSPSYDGYYLNRLTNYLGRWIRHAWYPDWQLRLAKREKCSWVGSEVHESLKVKGRIGYLKGELLHYSYSSVSDHLQKIDRYSTLFAQGALKRGKRFSLLKLLTSPAGAFLRRYILKRGFLDGFEGFVISVMASYYTFLKYLKLWELERSESSNRP
- the ispE gene encoding 4-(cytidine 5'-diphospho)-2-C-methyl-D-erythritol kinase, encoding MEEENNPFQAIPLKESIIAPMRLIVPSPAKVNLALWIKGKRPDGYHELITVMHTINLCDTLFFQPSDRFELSIEGSESLPLNRSNLIVKAAQLFKEVTGIKPEVKVKLEKVIPIGAGLGGGSSNAAATLKGLNVIYGNPLSESELVQVASQLGSDVPFFIRGGLAVAYGRGEKLKHYSPASFKLLLVYPGFPCPTKEVYENLPPIERDITIEEAERRIISPLVAGRLREVEEAMENDLEKSKAECVSKVNEVKEVVRACGLKPMMSGSGSSVFALITDQNYDLTPLKSRQWWYKLLNAI
- a CDS encoding polysaccharide deacetylase family protein; translation: MERVVFFLHRVYPDKGVDDLSLKDFERAINLITHRFKVVPLSELLNSSSKERLAAITFDDGYADNWVYAYPILKRRGLKAHIFITSGRIREDESVRPNLFDYWNGKVSWKELLKSTSMGKCHTEFFLRGRKSEFLSWRELREMSDVFTFGAHGLAHGKLPVSKDILDFYDGKNFHRDFLFPEPDLFTGKPRFKCKSSLWGPSFIPSKELFKLCRSFPKEGSWKEKLREEVKKLPFGRFEGEGEAKFRIERELEESNRLIEENLGVRPETFSWPFGHYSSLSKEVASKFYSYVFTTKRGVIDGSSDPLELPRVPLGREVWTVLGRVITFSTPIYRVYRKLKGDKSL
- a CDS encoding glycosyltransferase family 4 protein, with protein sequence MRALIVLDERWNSALTDLGIKVGLSLSCSVVFAVLKGKPAHRRLEGKGYPLYFIKDPRKGLPFKAFISLKRAIEEFNPDVVVTIRGDELLFSSLLKSSFGYSLYRIHGSQRGIKDSFLNRFIHSKFVDGVIVSSKKLINPVIGGIRKLIIPGLVDTEEFYPDYEGGKRFREEVGAEGKKLIGVVGRLDPVKGHSLFLKAISKLNRKDYLAVIVGQEENTSLGELKELAGKLGVLDFVKFLPERRKDVRAIMTACDLAVVPSVGSEVILRVPLEFMACGTPVVSTNVGALGEVITPPFGLSVPPFPEALAEAINSFLDKNLNELGQIAREVAVEKYSLKANASLIDRFICCRL
- the pstS gene encoding phosphate ABC transporter substrate-binding protein PstS; its protein translation is MKKFIAMAAVPAIVLSGCFGGNSEKGSHKEQRSERSSKAVINGAGATFPYPVYVNWAKEYEKSTGVKVNYQGIGSGGGIRQVTERTVDFGGSDKMLPPKELDKRRLYQFPAIIGSIVIVYNLPGVGDGELRLSNRAACDIFMGKVSYWDDEEIKRDNPKLKLPHQRITVVHRAEGSGTTWNFTYWLSHVCPEWKEKVGYGKVVNWPTGIGAKGNAGVTNYVKQTPGGIGYVEYAYKLQNDLPAAQLQTREGNFVKPTEESFKAAASHASWKPEEHFYLPGNLLLQPGKESWPLTAASVILLPREKKERNKLVVEFFDWAFKNGDQIAVKLGYVPLPESTKEMVRKYWKEIVLK
- the priA gene encoding replication restart helicase PriA codes for the protein MFVEVLLDLPVDQTFTYKLSGYESNPPAFGKRVIVPFGRGELLKTGIILSVKESLKTPILNLKEVFDIPDSFPLITEEILETCRWISSFYCSSLGEALFRFIPESFLVQESILVSFKDKPPETKLTPSEEAVLNELLKSSSKRLKLSTLRRRLKIKSLSSVISNLVKKGVVERLTEIEGEKVPKEVYLKVGAPCQYRGKRGRELIEILSERREVPVKEVKALGFSDSVIKNLVEKGCAELVYKKVSLEGREIPLKDLRKVKLTPSQKRAYDEILSSDLPFLLSGVTGSGKMEVYLNVAREFVKRGKGVIILVPELLLTPELKARVEAYLGENVDLYCGKLTPKEKASVWLKALRGETKVFLGTRPAVLLPVKNLGLIIVDEEQDPSYKENQKPYYNAREVAIKRAQIEKAKLLLVSATPSVESFYRFRKGEIGRFHLKERVGKIPLPVIEVVDLRKEERRGIFSKKLLETLERVVKGGRQVLLYIPRRGFYSTVFCDSCGWSAECKYCKVNLTYHKSSHLLICHMCGRRYRPVSRCPKCSAKLTYRGYGTERVEEELLNLFPNWKVVRLDLDTVKDPISGAKLISEIKEGKYQVIVGTNIAIKGHNFPNLSFVGILLAELLSGAPDYRASERIFQSILQATGRAGRFQPGSAIVQTFNPEFPPIKYAVNYLYDGFYSEELFGRELLGYPPYTLGVLLEFQLEKKGLERELKDRYDSLSTVLSGKFNFPKLSPAPIPKISGRYRYQAFITTSWENHLEKLRELKGKIEKLFPYHKFKCKIDVEPTRIL